A portion of the Paenibacillus hamazuiensis genome contains these proteins:
- a CDS encoding helix-turn-helix domain-containing protein, producing the protein MKFRSPSYLFKLMLFSILIGTIPVILLGTFAYYNSSRAVQDKVNESNKQLMQQMQMRVEQTLRTIDNSATQLLQSPVVTGAFDKSISNHDFEMVHELFKGIAQIQTYELGIKDVFLLSLSKDWMVSSTGVNEYSSLDFKPQLEAFSRAAAGSFWTRGADNQANSFQSIYFVKKYPFNAVNPKGIICVVLSSDVMKEFISSQNDKLGSAFILDQNFRIIDHRDRAQLGKNMSEQPYLKPLLETQDALGQYTAELDGETVTVTYRKSSYNGWNYVSVASNEQVNAQNKIIGWMTLLVCLAILLVTLILAWFGSKKMYSPIRSIYTALTGIPSTGDARKPTGELQLIGERVNYLIRNQSLIMNELRGQQVQLKEFFVQKLFGGAIRPADFEEKLGLYGLDKPWPSMCVLAVQIDTLKDTKYEETDRDLLMFAIGNIVGELVPAEQRLVPVVTSDFQATLIGSPKEGAEFKEQIFALSDEIQKAIYQYLDMKVSIGISRPFGSFAEARQALHEAVTSLKYRVGLGQESILFIEDVQPQKSNLYMFPHEVEQNLFDAIRAGNAEQSEAALNRFIGELFQPNTQHRDYQLSLLRFLVDLLKFGQELSIPLDRISEDEASLIQSLFKLRNVKEMEIWFRSTFVHPYIQELSSRRDSQFKHISEAVIDMIHREFDSDLTLEKCASRINYHPHYVSRVFRQETGTNFGEYLAQYRIDMAKKWLKESDLKIAEIAERLGYNNSANFIRSFRKMVGMTPGQYREEG; encoded by the coding sequence GTCATTCTTTTGGGCACCTTTGCTTACTACAATTCCTCCAGGGCCGTACAGGACAAGGTAAACGAGAGCAATAAGCAGCTTATGCAGCAAATGCAGATGCGCGTCGAGCAGACGCTCAGGACGATTGACAACTCGGCAACGCAGCTGCTGCAGTCCCCCGTCGTCACCGGCGCCTTCGATAAAAGTATATCGAATCACGACTTCGAAATGGTGCATGAGCTGTTTAAAGGCATTGCGCAAATTCAAACCTACGAGCTCGGCATCAAAGATGTTTTTCTGCTGAGCCTCAGCAAGGATTGGATGGTCTCGAGCACCGGTGTAAACGAATACAGCTCATTGGACTTTAAGCCACAGCTCGAAGCCTTCTCCCGTGCGGCAGCGGGCTCCTTCTGGACACGAGGAGCGGACAATCAGGCGAATTCCTTTCAGTCCATCTACTTTGTGAAGAAGTATCCTTTTAACGCCGTCAATCCGAAAGGGATCATTTGCGTCGTGCTGTCGTCCGATGTGATGAAGGAGTTTATTTCGTCTCAGAACGACAAACTCGGCAGCGCGTTTATTCTGGATCAAAATTTCCGCATCATCGATCATCGCGACCGGGCTCAGCTGGGAAAGAACATGTCGGAACAACCCTACTTGAAGCCCCTTCTCGAAACGCAGGACGCTTTGGGCCAGTATACCGCCGAGCTGGATGGAGAGACGGTCACCGTCACATACCGGAAGTCCTCCTACAACGGCTGGAATTATGTTTCCGTGGCCTCCAACGAACAGGTGAACGCGCAAAATAAAATCATCGGCTGGATGACGTTGCTCGTATGTTTGGCCATCCTGCTGGTCACGCTGATTCTCGCCTGGTTCGGATCCAAGAAGATGTACAGCCCGATTCGATCCATCTATACGGCTCTGACCGGCATTCCTTCCACGGGCGACGCCCGGAAGCCAACCGGCGAGCTTCAGCTGATCGGGGAACGCGTCAACTATTTGATCCGAAACCAATCGCTGATCATGAATGAGCTCAGGGGGCAGCAGGTGCAGCTCAAGGAATTTTTCGTGCAAAAATTGTTTGGCGGCGCCATCCGTCCGGCAGATTTCGAGGAAAAATTGGGCCTGTACGGTTTGGATAAGCCGTGGCCTTCCATGTGCGTGCTGGCCGTTCAAATCGATACGCTGAAGGATACAAAGTATGAGGAGACGGACCGGGATTTGCTCATGTTCGCCATCGGCAATATTGTCGGCGAGCTGGTGCCGGCCGAGCAGAGGCTGGTTCCGGTGGTCACGTCGGATTTCCAGGCGACATTGATCGGCTCTCCGAAGGAAGGGGCCGAGTTTAAAGAGCAGATCTTTGCCCTGTCTGACGAGATCCAAAAGGCCATTTATCAATATTTGGACATGAAAGTGAGCATCGGAATCAGCCGACCGTTCGGCTCGTTCGCGGAAGCCCGGCAAGCGCTGCACGAAGCCGTGACCTCGCTCAAATACAGGGTGGGGCTGGGACAAGAATCGATTTTGTTTATAGAGGACGTACAGCCGCAGAAGAGCAATTTGTACATGTTCCCGCATGAAGTGGAGCAAAATTTGTTCGATGCGATCCGGGCGGGGAATGCGGAGCAGTCGGAAGCGGCCTTGAATCGTTTTATCGGGGAGCTGTTCCAGCCCAATACGCAGCATCGGGACTATCAGCTGTCGCTCTTGCGGTTTCTGGTCGACCTGCTCAAATTCGGGCAGGAATTGTCTATTCCCCTGGATCGGATTTCCGAAGATGAAGCTTCCTTGATCCAGTCTTTGTTCAAGCTTCGAAACGTGAAGGAAATGGAGATTTGGTTCCGGTCGACGTTTGTGCATCCTTACATTCAGGAGCTGAGCAGCCGCCGCGATTCCCAGTTCAAGCATATTTCGGAAGCGGTTATCGATATGATTCATCGGGAATTCGATTCGGACCTGACGCTGGAAAAGTGCGCTTCCCGCATCAATTATCACCCTCATTATGTGAGCCGTGTTTTCCGTCAGGAAACCGGCACCAATTTCGGCGAATATTTGGCGCAGTACCGGATTGACATGGCCAAGAAATGGCTGAAGGAGTCCGATCTGAAAATTGCCGAAATCGCCGAACGCCTGGGGTACAACAACTCCGCCAACTTTATTCGCTCCTTCCGTAAAATGGTGGGCATGACCCCGGGGCAATACCGCGAAGAGGGGTAA
- a CDS encoding extracellular solute-binding protein produces the protein MYRRHRKTLVKTGALLASVTLAITACGGKEQATQGNGANQGPLQLTMMLPSYNAEPMPADSSVLKQLEEKTNAKLTVSWVPASSYTDKLSATVASGELPKTFVALEPKASFIINAARTGMFWEVGPYLKNYPNLSKMSDIVLKNVSIDGKIYGLYRERDLARFGLMIRQDWLTNLGLQPPKNMDELYNVLKAFTTGDPDKNGKQDTIGLAVGMQGGVIAGFKDILAYMGGPNEWELKDGKLIPAHMTPAYMDTMKFYKKLYDEKIINQDFALIPDGRAVMYKGQAGLWIDNMLDGKGIEDNIKKVVPSAQINLINRISGPKGERTRAGSGFLGMYMIPKTSVKTEAELKQILTYFDRVSEKDIQNLMKYGIEGKQYTVENGSYKPNTDPKIKAEITDGNQFMVLQNEVVSYGTELEKLSTKLFQDNAKIALANPAAPFISNTETEKGKELSKIIQDATVKFIMGAINENDWKQAVDKWLQSGGSKVIDEMNAEYAKVAK, from the coding sequence ATGTACAGAAGACATCGAAAGACGCTGGTCAAAACCGGAGCTTTGCTCGCTTCGGTAACGTTGGCCATTACCGCCTGCGGCGGGAAAGAGCAAGCTACCCAGGGAAACGGAGCGAATCAAGGTCCGCTTCAGCTGACGATGATGCTGCCGAGCTACAACGCGGAGCCGATGCCCGCAGACAGCTCGGTTCTCAAGCAGCTCGAGGAAAAAACAAATGCGAAACTTACCGTGTCGTGGGTGCCGGCTTCGTCCTACACGGATAAATTAAGCGCGACCGTCGCATCCGGCGAGCTGCCGAAAACGTTTGTGGCGCTGGAGCCGAAGGCTTCCTTCATTATTAACGCAGCCCGCACCGGCATGTTCTGGGAGGTCGGACCATATCTTAAAAATTACCCGAATCTGAGCAAGATGTCGGATATCGTATTGAAAAACGTATCGATCGACGGCAAAATTTACGGCTTGTACCGCGAGAGAGATCTCGCCCGCTTCGGCCTCATGATCCGTCAGGATTGGTTAACGAACCTGGGGCTGCAGCCGCCGAAAAATATGGATGAGCTTTATAATGTTTTGAAGGCCTTTACAACGGGGGACCCGGACAAAAACGGCAAACAGGACACGATCGGGCTTGCCGTGGGGATGCAGGGCGGAGTTATAGCCGGCTTTAAAGACATCCTGGCTTATATGGGCGGTCCGAACGAATGGGAGCTGAAGGACGGCAAGCTCATTCCGGCCCATATGACGCCGGCTTACATGGACACGATGAAGTTCTACAAAAAATTGTATGACGAGAAAATCATCAATCAGGACTTCGCGCTCATTCCGGATGGCCGGGCCGTGATGTACAAAGGCCAAGCCGGACTTTGGATCGATAATATGCTGGACGGCAAAGGAATAGAGGATAACATCAAAAAGGTCGTTCCGAGTGCGCAAATTAACCTGATCAACCGCATCTCCGGTCCGAAGGGTGAAAGAACCCGCGCCGGCTCCGGCTTTTTGGGCATGTACATGATTCCGAAAACAAGCGTGAAGACGGAAGCGGAGCTGAAGCAAATTCTCACTTATTTCGATAGAGTATCCGAGAAAGATATCCAGAACCTGATGAAGTACGGAATTGAAGGAAAGCAGTACACCGTGGAAAACGGCAGCTATAAGCCGAATACGGATCCGAAAATTAAGGCCGAAATTACGGACGGCAATCAGTTTATGGTTTTGCAAAACGAAGTTGTAAGTTATGGAACGGAATTGGAGAAGCTCAGCACAAAGCTGTTCCAGGACAACGCGAAGATCGCCCTGGCCAACCCTGCGGCGCCGTTTATCTCCAATACGGAGACGGAGAAGGGCAAGGAGCTTTCCAAGATCATTCAGGATGCCACGGTGAAATTCATCATGGGGGCCATCAATGAAAACGACTGGAAGCAAGCCGTGGATAAATGGCTGCAAAGCGGCGGAAGCAAGGTCATAGACGAAATGAATGCGGAATACGCCAAAGTGGCGAAGTGA
- a CDS encoding carbohydrate ABC transporter permease codes for MPLKPSWGSRAFDSVNIALLVAFALLTVIPFIYVIAGSFATQKELLQRGFILFPTEFSLDAYKYIFSTQTLVRSLLVTIYITVTGTLINIFFTCLMAYPLARKDMDFRKPILMLVVFTMLFSGGMIPTFLVVKQLGMINSYWSLLIPSAISAFNLIIMRNFFQQLPDGLEESAKIDGCNDLGIFFRIVLPLSMPAIATFSLFYAVGHWNTYFNAVLYINDNTKWPIQVLLRQIVILASGGIGDSTAMDAEFAPPEQSVKMAVIVISTLPILLVYPFLQKHFAKGVLLGSVKG; via the coding sequence ATGCCGCTCAAGCCAAGCTGGGGAAGCCGCGCATTCGACAGCGTAAACATCGCGCTGCTCGTCGCATTTGCACTGCTTACCGTAATCCCGTTCATCTATGTCATTGCCGGCTCGTTCGCTACGCAGAAGGAATTGCTGCAGAGGGGATTCATCTTGTTCCCGACGGAGTTTTCCCTGGATGCGTACAAATATATTTTTTCGACTCAGACGCTGGTCAGAAGTTTGCTGGTTACCATCTACATCACGGTCACAGGTACGCTGATCAACATCTTCTTTACGTGCTTAATGGCATACCCGTTGGCCCGCAAAGACATGGATTTTCGCAAGCCGATCCTGATGCTGGTCGTCTTCACGATGCTGTTCAGCGGAGGAATGATCCCGACGTTCCTGGTGGTCAAGCAATTGGGAATGATCAATTCCTACTGGTCCTTGCTGATTCCGAGCGCTATCAGCGCCTTTAACCTGATCATTATGCGGAATTTTTTCCAACAGCTGCCGGACGGCCTGGAGGAATCCGCGAAAATCGACGGCTGCAACGACCTTGGAATCTTTTTCCGCATCGTGCTCCCGCTATCCATGCCGGCCATTGCAACATTCTCGTTATTTTATGCGGTGGGACATTGGAATACGTACTTTAACGCAGTGCTGTATATCAATGACAATACCAAATGGCCGATTCAAGTGCTCTTAAGGCAGATTGTCATTTTGGCCTCAGGCGGGATCGGGGACTCCACCGCGATGGATGCGGAATTCGCACCGCCGGAGCAATCGGTGAAGATGGCGGTTATTGTGATATCCACCCTGCCGATCCTGCTTGTATACCCATTTTTGCAGAAACATTTTGCCAAAGGGGTACTGCTAGGCTCGGTTAAGGGTTGA
- a CDS encoding ABC transporter permease — MQTSLNARVPASSSARSATLMGRLVRNRWLYFMVLPGLLYFLIFKYWPMYGIFIAFKDYQPFLGFWDSPFVGLKHFDRFFSDSNFLVLFRNTLILAAYNILFFFPLPIVIALMLNELRQEFVKRTVQTLVYVPHFMSWVVVVGIAYIFLTTEGGIVNEMLVRFGGEKINFLVSNEWFRTIITAEVIWKETGWGTIIFLAALAGVDPQLYEAARMDGANRLRQLWHITLPAIRSTIVILLILRLGHFLDTGFEQIFLMLNAMNREVGEVFDTYVYSVGISQGQYSFSTAVGLFKSVIGLILVVVSNYLAKKFGEEGIY, encoded by the coding sequence ATGCAAACAAGTTTGAATGCGCGGGTCCCCGCATCTTCGTCCGCGAGGTCGGCGACATTGATGGGCAGACTCGTGCGGAACCGGTGGCTCTATTTTATGGTCCTCCCCGGTCTATTGTACTTTCTTATTTTTAAGTATTGGCCGATGTACGGAATTTTCATCGCATTTAAAGACTATCAGCCGTTTCTCGGCTTCTGGGACAGTCCGTTTGTAGGGCTCAAGCACTTCGACCGCTTTTTCAGCGATTCGAATTTTCTCGTCCTTTTCCGGAATACTCTCATTCTTGCCGCTTATAATATCCTGTTTTTCTTTCCGCTGCCGATCGTAATCGCGCTTATGTTAAACGAACTGAGGCAGGAATTCGTCAAGAGGACCGTGCAAACGCTGGTTTACGTTCCCCACTTTATGTCCTGGGTGGTCGTCGTGGGGATCGCCTACATCTTCTTAACGACGGAAGGCGGCATTGTGAACGAAATGCTCGTTCGTTTCGGCGGAGAAAAAATCAATTTTCTGGTGAGCAACGAGTGGTTCAGGACGATCATTACAGCCGAGGTCATATGGAAAGAAACGGGCTGGGGCACGATCATTTTCCTTGCGGCGCTGGCCGGCGTCGACCCGCAGCTCTATGAAGCGGCACGCATGGACGGCGCGAACCGGCTCCGCCAGCTGTGGCATATTACCCTGCCGGCCATTCGCAGCACTATCGTCATTTTGCTGATTCTGCGATTGGGTCATTTTCTCGATACGGGCTTTGAGCAAATCTTCCTGATGCTGAACGCGATGAACCGGGAGGTCGGAGAGGTGTTTGACACCTATGTTTACTCCGTCGGGATCAGTCAAGGACAATACAGCTTCAGTACGGCGGTCGGCTTGTTTAAGTCGGTCATCGGATTGATTCTTGTCGTCGTATCCAACTATTTGGCCAAAAAATTCGGAGAAGAAGGTATCTACTAG
- a CDS encoding DinB family protein encodes MSILTRQYEWIRQTREVLFHYCETLSTSDYVKDHESFGGASMRSLHAHAADCYLFWLGSFALKRTIAPIPAEQFSNVQAMRKVFAGIDLLVGDFLNEFEDQPDLKIPGTPSWQEETIMLTPLWLFTHTTTHEFHHKGQILSMSRQLGYIPMVTDLYHPTRTNG; translated from the coding sequence ATGAGTATACTAACCCGGCAATATGAATGGATTCGCCAAACGAGGGAAGTGTTATTCCATTACTGCGAAACGCTCTCGACTTCGGACTATGTGAAGGACCATGAAAGCTTTGGCGGCGCATCGATGCGCAGCCTTCATGCGCATGCGGCGGATTGCTACCTTTTTTGGTTAGGCAGCTTCGCTCTGAAAAGGACAATCGCGCCCATTCCAGCCGAACAGTTTTCGAATGTTCAAGCCATGCGAAAAGTTTTTGCCGGAATCGACCTTCTGGTCGGAGATTTTTTGAACGAATTCGAAGATCAGCCCGATCTTAAAATCCCCGGGACGCCATCCTGGCAGGAAGAGACAATAATGCTAACCCCGCTCTGGTTGTTTACCCACACGACTACTCACGAATTTCACCACAAAGGACAGATCCTATCCATGAGCCGACAGCTCGGTTATATTCCGATGGTTACGGATTTGTATCATCCAACGAGGACGAATGGCTGA
- a CDS encoding 1-phosphofructokinase family hexose kinase, which yields MISTFTLNAAVDKFYVIDDFQLDSVNRVKKIIAEPGGKGNNVAKVAHLLGSKVTASGFLGGANGQIVHQELQKRGISSEPVFIGSLTREAFAIADHLRGTLTEILEPGPRVEPQEWEQLRRKAGELSARSKVICFSGSLPAGAASDAYASLIGIAKEAGALTILDSSGEPLRIGIESAPFLCKPNRDELVQIVGKSINSAADIIAAAESILARGVRLVVVSMDKDGSIVVCRSKAWQVKPPVIRTVNTVGCGDAMVAGIASYFDRKDAMPDEEEWVQAVMLGTAAAASNAMHEITGHIDIHEVHDLLKEVQVTEFLPYG from the coding sequence GTGATTTCTACGTTTACTTTAAATGCTGCCGTCGATAAGTTTTATGTCATTGACGATTTTCAGCTCGATTCGGTAAACCGGGTAAAGAAAATCATCGCCGAGCCTGGAGGGAAAGGCAACAATGTGGCGAAAGTGGCTCATCTTCTGGGTTCGAAAGTAACTGCCTCCGGATTCCTTGGCGGAGCGAACGGGCAAATTGTTCATCAGGAATTACAAAAAAGAGGGATTTCGAGCGAACCGGTTTTCATAGGAAGCCTTACTCGGGAAGCGTTCGCCATCGCGGATCACTTACGCGGAACACTAACGGAAATATTGGAGCCGGGCCCCCGGGTTGAACCTCAGGAATGGGAGCAATTGCGAAGAAAAGCAGGCGAGCTATCAGCTCGAAGCAAAGTGATATGTTTTTCGGGCAGTTTGCCGGCGGGGGCAGCATCCGATGCTTACGCTTCGTTAATCGGGATCGCCAAGGAGGCCGGAGCTTTGACGATTTTGGACAGCAGCGGCGAACCGCTTCGGATAGGAATAGAAAGCGCCCCTTTTCTTTGCAAGCCGAACAGGGATGAATTAGTCCAAATAGTGGGAAAATCGATAAATAGCGCTGCGGACATCATTGCCGCGGCTGAAAGCATATTAGCCCGAGGCGTGCGGCTTGTTGTTGTGTCCATGGACAAGGACGGCTCGATTGTCGTATGCCGTTCGAAAGCTTGGCAAGTCAAGCCGCCGGTCATTCGAACGGTCAACACGGTGGGCTGCGGGGATGCCATGGTTGCCGGCATCGCAAGCTACTTTGACCGCAAGGATGCGATGCCGGATGAGGAGGAGTGGGTGCAAGCCGTCATGTTGGGTACCGCCGCCGCGGCTTCTAACGCAATGCATGAGATTACCGGACATATCGATATTCATGAAGTTCATGATTTGTTGAAAGAGGTACAAGTCACCGAGTTTCTTCCCTACGGGTAA
- a CDS encoding class II fructose-bisphosphate aldolase yields MALVSSTPLLIEARKNGYGIVACNVHTLEMLQAVVEAAEECSAPLILQTTVGTVKHLGMDYIVAAAQTAAQKASVPIALHLDHCQEFELIVQCMRAGYTSVMIDASMHPFEENVKRTKHVVKIAKALGVNVEAELGKVGGVEDDIVVDEKDAMLADPAECAEFVELTGVPTLAPAIGTAHGIYKGEPNIAFDRISEIARNVSVPLVLHGGSGIPAEQVKRCVSLGMAKMNVATELRNAFSGSIKQSFIDNPTELDPRKYMVPAKEAVKRLAIEKISLCGSVGKAHAISFK; encoded by the coding sequence ATGGCATTAGTTTCGTCTACCCCTTTATTGATAGAAGCAAGAAAAAATGGCTACGGAATCGTAGCTTGCAATGTGCATACCCTGGAAATGCTTCAGGCCGTCGTGGAGGCCGCAGAGGAATGCAGCGCTCCTCTTATTCTTCAAACGACTGTGGGTACAGTTAAGCATTTGGGCATGGATTATATTGTCGCTGCGGCACAGACAGCAGCCCAAAAGGCAAGCGTTCCGATCGCCCTCCATCTGGATCATTGCCAAGAGTTTGAGTTGATTGTGCAATGTATGCGCGCGGGTTATACGTCCGTCATGATTGATGCTTCCATGCATCCCTTTGAGGAAAATGTGAAGCGAACGAAACATGTCGTCAAAATTGCCAAAGCTTTAGGGGTCAATGTTGAAGCGGAGCTTGGAAAAGTCGGCGGAGTGGAAGACGATATCGTAGTGGATGAGAAGGATGCCATGTTGGCCGATCCGGCAGAATGCGCTGAATTTGTCGAATTGACAGGCGTTCCGACACTTGCTCCTGCCATTGGCACAGCCCATGGGATTTATAAAGGCGAGCCCAATATTGCCTTTGACCGGATTTCCGAGATCGCGAGGAATGTATCGGTTCCCCTCGTACTGCACGGAGGTTCCGGTATTCCTGCGGAGCAAGTGAAGCGGTGCGTTTCCCTGGGGATGGCTAAAATGAACGTTGCTACTGAACTCAGGAACGCATTTTCGGGCTCCATTAAGCAATCGTTTATCGACAATCCGACGGAGCTGGATCCGCGCAAATACATGGTACCGGCAAAAGAAGCCGTAAAAAGGCTTGCGATCGAAAAAATCAGCTTGTGCGGATCAGTTGGAAAAGCACATGCGATTTCCTTCAAATAA